In a genomic window of Mus pahari chromosome 8, PAHARI_EIJ_v1.1, whole genome shotgun sequence:
- the Nfatc4 gene encoding nuclear factor of activated T-cells, cytoplasmic 4, translated as MGAASCEDEELEFKLVFGEEKEAPPLGPGGPGEELDSEDTPPCCRLALGEPLPYGAAPIGIPRPPPPRPGMHSPPPRPAPSPGTWESQPARSVRLGGPGGNAGGAGGGRVLECPSIRITSISPTPDPPTSLEDTPETWGDGSPRDYPPPEGFGGYREAGGQGGGAFFSPSPGSSSLSSWSFFSDASDEAALYAACDEVESELNEAASRFGLSSPLPSPRASPRPWTPEDPWSLYGPSSGGRAPEDSWLLLSAPGPVPASPRPASPCGKRRYSSSGTPSSASPALSRRGSLGEEGPEPPPPPPLPLVRDPSSPGPFDYVGAPPTESIPQKTRRTSSEQAVALPRSEEPPSCNGKLPSGTEDSVAAPGALRKDVAGMDYLAVPSPLAWSKARIGGHSPIFRTSALPPLDWPLPSQYEQLELRIEVQPRAHHRAHYETEGSRGAVKAAPGGHPVVKLLGYSEKPLTLQMFIGTADERSLRPHAFYQVHRITGKMVATASYEAVVSGTKVLEMTLLPENNMAANIDCAGILKLRNSDIELRKGETDIGRKNTRVRLVFRVHVPQGGGKVVSVQAASVPIECSQRSAQELPQVEAYSPSACSVRGGEELVLTGSNFLPDSKVVFIERGPDGKLQWEEEAAVNRLQSSEVTLTLTVPEYSNKRVSRPVQVYFYVSNGRRKRSPTQSFKFLPVVFKEEPLPDSSLRGFPSTSGPPFGPDVDFSPPRPPYPSYPHEDPAYETPYLSEGFGYSTPALYPQTGPPPSYRSGLRMFPETGGTTGCARLPSVSFLPRPFPGDQYGGQGSSFALGLPFSPPAPFRPPLPSSPPLEDPFHPQSAVHPLPVEGYNEVGPGYTPGEGASEQEKSRGGYSSGFRDSVPIQGITLEEVSEIIGRDLSGFPARPGEEPPA; from the exons ATGGGGGCCGCAAGCTGCGAGGATGAGGAGCTGGAATTTAAGCTGGTGTTcggggaggaaaaggaggcccCCCCGCTGGGCcctgggggccctggggaag AGCTGGACTCAGAGGATACCCCTCCATGCTGTCGTTTGGCCCTGGGGGAACCCCTTCCTTATGGTGCTGCCCCTATTGGGAttccccgacccccaccccctcGGCCAGGGATGCACTCACCACCGCCCCGTCCCGCCCCTTCACCTGGCACCTGGGAGAGCCAGCCAGCTCGGTCGGTGAGGCTGGGGGGCCCAGGAGGTAATGCAGGGGGTGCTGGGGGCGGTCGTGTTCTTGAGTGTCCCAGCATCCGGATTACCTCCATCTCTCCCACGCCTGACCCGCCGACCTCGCTAGAGGACACTCCTGAAACTTGGGGGGACGGCTCTCCTAGAGATTACCCTCCACCAGAAGGCTTTGGGGGCTACCGAGAGGCTGGAGGTCAGGGCGGAGGCGCCTTCTTCAGCCCGAGCCCTGGCAGCAGCAGCCTGTCTTCCTGGAGCTTCTTCTCTGACGCCTCGGACGAGGCAGCCCTGTATGCAGCGTGCGACGAGGTGGAGTCTGAACTTAATGAAGCAGCCTCCCGTTTTGGCTTGAGCTCTCCACTGCCCTCGCCCCGGGCTTCTCCTAGGCCATGGACCCCGGAGGATCCCTGGAGCCTATACGGTCCAAGCTCGGGAGGCCGAGCGCCAGAGGATAGCTGGCTACTCCTCAGTGCTCCTGGGCCCGTCCCAGCCTCCCCTCGGCCTGCTTCTCCCTGCGGCAAGCGGCGCTATTCCAGTTCCGGAACCCCATCTTCGGCCTCCCCAGCTTTGTCCCGCCGAGGCAGCCTTGGGGAAGAAGGTCCAGAGCCACCTCCACCACCCCCGTTGCCTCTGGTCCGGGACCCTAGTTCCCCTGGCCCTTTTGACTATGTGGGTGCTCCACCAACCGAGAGCATCCCTCAGAAAACCCGGAGGACTTCTAGCGAGCAAGCAGTGGCCCTGCCTCGGTCTGAGGAGCCTCCCTCGTGCAATGGGAAGCTACCCTCCGGTACAGAGGACTCTGTGGCTGCTCCCGGGGCTCTTCGGAAAGACGTGGCCGGCATGGACTACCTGGCAGTGCCTTCTCCCCTTGCTTGGTCCAAGGCCCGGATTGGGGGACACAGCCCCATCTTCAG GACCTCTGCCCTACCTCCCCTGGACTGGCCTTTACCCAGCCAATATGAGCAGCTGGAGCTGAGGATCGAGGTACAGCCTAGAGCACACCACCGAGCTCACTATGAGACTGAGGGCAGCCGGGGGGCTGTCAAGGCTGCTCCTGGAGGCCACCCTGTGGTGAAG CTCCTAGGCTACAGTGAGAAGCCATTGACTCTGCAGATGTTCATTGGCACTGCAGATGAGAGGAGCCTGCGGCCCCATGCCTTCTACCAGGTGCACCGTATTACTGGCAAGATGGTGGCTACAGCCAGCTATGAAGCTGTAGTCAGTGGTACCAAAGTGTTGGAGATGACCTTGCTCCCAGAGAACAACATGGCTGCCAA CATTGACTGTGCTGGAATCCTGAAACTTCGGAATTCAGACATTGAGCTCCGGAAGGGTGAGACAGACATCGGGCGCAAAAACACGCGTGTGCGGCTGGTGTTCCGTGTGCACGTGCCTCAGGGCGGCGGGAAGGTCGTGTCTGTGCAGGCAGCATCAGTGCCCATCGAGTGCT CCCAGCGCTCAGCCCAGGAACTGCCCCAGGTGGAGGCCTACAGCCCCAGTGCCTGCTCcgtgagaggaggggaggagctaGTGTTAACTGGTTCCAACTTCCTGCCAGACTCTAAAGTGGTGTTCATTGAGAGGGGCCCTG ATGGAAAACTgcagtgggaggaggaggcagcggtGAACCGGCTGCAGAGCAGTGAg GTGACATTGACTCTCACCGTCCCCGAGTACAGCAACAAGAGGGTGTCCCGGCCAGTCCAGGTCTACTTTTACGTTTCCAATGGGCGGAGGAAGCGCAGTCCTACCCAAAGTTTCAAGTTCCTGCCTG TGGTCTTCAAGGAGGAGCCCCTACCAGACTCATCTCTCCGGGGCTTCCCTTCCACATCGGGTCCCCCCTTTGGCCCTGACGTGGACTTCTCACCGCCCAGGCCCCCTTACCCCTCCTATCCCCATGAAGACCCTGCTTATGAGACTCCTTATCTGTCAGAAGGCTTTGGTTATAGCACACCCGCTCTGTACCCCCAGACGGGGCCCCCACCGTCCTATAGATCTGGCCTGCGGATGTTCCCTGAGACTGGGGGTACCACAGGTTGTGCCCGCCTACCTTCAGTCTCCTTCCTTCCGCGCCCCTTTCCTGGTGATCAGTATGGAGGACAGGGCTCCTCTTTTGCCCTGGGGCTTCCGTTTTCCCCTCCGGCCCCCTTTAGGCCGCCACTGCCTTCCTCCCCACCACTCGAAGACCCCTTCCATCCCCAGAGTGCCGTCCACCCCTTACCCGTTGAGGGCTACAATGAGGTGGGGCCAGGCTATACCCCTGGGGAGGGGGCTTCGGAGCAGGAGAAATCCAGGGGTGGCTACAGCAGCGGCTTCAGAGACAGTGTACCTATCCAGGGTATCACCCTGGAGGAAG TGAGTGAGATCATTGGCCGAGACCTGAGTGGCTTCCCTGCACGTCCTGGAGAAGAGCCTCCTGCCTGA